One window from the genome of Desulforamulus ruminis DSM 2154 encodes:
- the hpsH gene encoding (2S)-3-sulfopropanediol dehydratase activating enzyme, whose product MAGANHQDKNKYGIVFNIQRYSVHDGPGIRTIVFLKGCPLHCRWCANPESQSLQPELAYNDHKCIGIQECGYCLKACTTGAIREKDDKIVIDREGCNHCGQCAEICPSRALNMYGKTMSVDEVLNLVEQDSSFYSRSGGGITLSGGEPLVQSEFAAALLKEAKKRRMNTAIETCGYADWDRLERVCEYTDTVLYDIKCIDRAKHKEYTGVDNEIILENFKRLCERFPDKSILVRTPVIPGFNDSEGDIGAIVEFIKGYPNVKYELLAYHRLGEPKYTYIGKDYTLKGMAPMQEERMAALKRLASEKMKKESNS is encoded by the coding sequence ATGGCTGGAGCCAATCACCAGGATAAAAATAAATACGGGATTGTTTTTAATATTCAACGCTACTCGGTGCACGATGGGCCCGGCATTCGAACCATTGTATTTCTCAAGGGCTGTCCCCTGCACTGCCGGTGGTGTGCCAATCCGGAGTCCCAATCTCTGCAGCCGGAATTAGCCTATAACGATCATAAATGTATCGGGATTCAGGAGTGCGGCTACTGTTTGAAGGCCTGTACCACAGGCGCCATCAGGGAAAAGGACGATAAAATTGTCATAGACCGGGAAGGCTGCAACCACTGTGGTCAATGTGCGGAAATCTGCCCTTCCAGGGCTTTAAATATGTACGGTAAAACCATGAGCGTGGATGAAGTTTTAAATTTAGTGGAGCAGGACAGCAGCTTTTACTCCAGATCCGGAGGCGGTATCACCCTAAGCGGCGGGGAACCCCTGGTGCAGTCGGAATTTGCAGCCGCATTATTAAAGGAAGCTAAAAAAAGGAGAATGAATACCGCCATTGAAACCTGCGGTTATGCTGACTGGGACAGGCTGGAACGAGTTTGCGAATATACGGATACGGTGCTGTACGATATAAAATGCATTGATAGGGCGAAACATAAGGAATATACCGGTGTTGACAACGAAATCATTTTAGAAAACTTTAAAAGGCTATGTGAGCGCTTCCCAGACAAAAGTATTCTGGTAAGGACCCCGGTGATTCCCGGTTTTAATGACTCGGAAGGAGATATCGGCGCCATCGTGGAATTTATTAAAGGATATCCCAATGTGAAATACGAACTGCTGGCTTACCATCGTTTAGGAGAACCTAAATATACTTACATTGGGAAAGACTATACTCTAAAGGGTATGGCGCCAATGCAGGAAGAACGCATGGCTGCCTTAAAACGGCTGGCAAGTGAAAAAATGAAGAAGGAGTCCAATTCATGA
- a CDS encoding DsrE family protein yields the protein MKDLKVLFHVSDNEVWPKALLNITNFLKDVGQNGAEVEVVANAGAVMAYYPPEEKKEQLEQMAKLSHMGVKFTACRNALNAHSLDESQRPGFVEVVPGGITEVVKKQTEGFIYIKP from the coding sequence ATGAAAGATTTAAAGGTGCTATTTCATGTATCTGACAATGAAGTCTGGCCCAAAGCACTGCTTAATATTACCAATTTTCTTAAGGATGTAGGCCAGAACGGGGCCGAGGTGGAGGTTGTGGCCAATGCGGGGGCCGTTATGGCTTACTACCCACCGGAAGAAAAGAAAGAACAATTAGAGCAAATGGCAAAGCTTTCCCATATGGGAGTAAAATTTACGGCCTGCCGCAATGCTTTAAATGCCCACTCCCTGGATGAAAGTCAAAGGCCCGGTTTTGTTGAAGTTGTACCGGGAGGGATTACCGAGGTCGTGAAGAAACAAACAGAGGGCTTTATTTATATTAAGCCCTAA
- a CDS encoding sulfite exporter TauE/SafE family protein, translated as MYEWVCASAIVFVASALQSITGFGFAIMATPFLLLFYNPQDCIQMGTILSVFIALVLTPKIKQHIDSAILKRLIIGSFFGVPLGLVFFAFAGLETIKLSIAVVILAITLYSFFQSYQARVRQRAVQTQTAGSNGLQCAVEMEGSPVPAEKESRPMRKEVLVGFFAGVLTTGVNMPGVPMALYFNNSSFAKEVIRSTTLGFFIVVYITGMIMQLFTVGISLRVVTMALYLIPAGALGIFVGNLLFDKINRGMFQIITNFLLVYIGIYILAESL; from the coding sequence ATGTACGAATGGGTTTGTGCTTCCGCAATTGTTTTTGTTGCTTCTGCCCTGCAGTCTATTACAGGATTTGGTTTTGCCATTATGGCCACGCCTTTTCTTTTACTATTTTACAATCCACAGGACTGCATCCAAATGGGTACCATTTTGTCCGTTTTTATTGCCCTGGTGTTAACACCAAAGATAAAACAGCATATTGATTCTGCGATTCTTAAGAGATTGATTATAGGAAGTTTTTTTGGCGTTCCCCTGGGATTGGTGTTTTTTGCTTTTGCGGGACTGGAAACCATAAAATTATCCATTGCCGTGGTTATTCTGGCTATAACCCTGTATTCATTTTTTCAGAGCTATCAAGCCAGGGTTAGACAAAGGGCCGTACAAACGCAAACAGCCGGAAGTAACGGGCTGCAATGTGCAGTAGAAATGGAAGGTTCTCCTGTTCCGGCAGAAAAAGAAAGCAGGCCCATGCGCAAAGAAGTGCTGGTTGGATTCTTTGCCGGGGTGCTTACCACCGGAGTGAATATGCCGGGGGTTCCCATGGCCCTCTATTTTAATAACAGCTCCTTTGCAAAGGAAGTGATTCGCAGCACTACCCTTGGTTTTTTTATTGTGGTTTATATTACGGGAATGATAATGCAGTTATTCACGGTGGGCATTAGCCTGCGGGTGGTTACGATGGCCTTATATTTAATACCGGCCGGAGCCTTGGGTATATTTGTGGGCAACCTGCTGTTTGATAAAATAAACCGGGGCATGTTTCAGATCATTACCAATTTCCTGCTTGTATATATAGGCATTTATATTTTAGCAGAATCCTTATAA
- a CDS encoding bile acid:sodium symporter family protein, translating to MLQEINGKLEKYMPVVAPISVLLGLLLSKSLSLYAFLIPWVFAFMTFSGSLGSSFRDLKGAISRPAQILTALLVLHLMIPGAAFGLGHILFKHDPFTITGLILAVVIPTGITSLIWASNYQGDTALAFSIILIDALFSPLIVPYSLSLFANATVSIDVWGIMKGLLWMIVLPSILGMLLNEATSGRVKVSLGAPLAPFSKLGLAVVMAINSALIAPYLKAVDLKLLLIIAVILVLSSSGYLLGWFSGRILHWPREVKVTLAFCTGMRNISTGAVLAVSFFPAPVAIPVVISMLLQQLLAALCAYLLRYAPEREASS from the coding sequence ATGCTTCAGGAGATAAACGGAAAATTAGAAAAATACATGCCTGTTGTTGCTCCTATTAGCGTGCTGCTGGGCCTCTTGCTGTCCAAGTCCCTAAGCCTTTATGCTTTTCTTATCCCCTGGGTTTTTGCCTTTATGACTTTTTCAGGGAGTCTGGGCTCCAGTTTTAGAGACCTGAAGGGAGCCATTTCCCGCCCCGCTCAAATATTGACAGCCCTGCTGGTGCTGCATTTAATGATCCCCGGGGCAGCCTTTGGATTGGGACACATTTTATTTAAGCATGATCCCTTTACCATTACAGGCCTGATTTTAGCGGTGGTTATTCCTACGGGGATCACCAGCCTTATCTGGGCTTCCAACTATCAAGGGGATACGGCCCTGGCCTTTTCCATTATCTTGATTGATGCTTTGTTTTCACCCCTTATCGTTCCTTACAGCCTCTCTTTATTTGCTAACGCCACTGTATCCATTGATGTTTGGGGAATCATGAAGGGGCTTTTGTGGATGATTGTACTTCCCTCTATTTTAGGCATGTTATTAAATGAAGCTACCTCCGGCAGGGTCAAGGTATCTCTGGGCGCTCCCTTAGCGCCTTTCTCCAAACTGGGTCTGGCAGTGGTAATGGCCATTAATAGTGCTCTTATCGCTCCTTATCTTAAGGCTGTTGATTTAAAACTATTGCTCATTATTGCCGTGATTCTGGTCCTCTCTTCCTCCGGCTATCTGTTGGGTTGGTTCAGCGGCCGGATTTTACATTGGCCCCGGGAGGTTAAGGTTACCCTGGCTTTCTGTACAGGAATGAGAAACATCAGTACCGGTGCTGTTTTAGCTGTTTCTTTTTTTCCTGCCCCTGTCGCCATTCCCGTTGTGATTTCCATGCTTCTTCAACAATTACTGGCTGCCCTTTGTGCCTATTTGCTCCGGTATGCTCCTGAGAGGGAAGCCTCTTCCTGA
- a CDS encoding sensor histidine kinase — protein sequence MLRLFISLCKVIPKALRQLYQWLVKRLYFSISFKITAVYAVIFGLIFLLFNAGIGVAFVAYLGRDAQEDLVKDFEIISSLLKDNTELPARNIEQLSRLDGIEITLFTEKKEVIYTTEETSPVFYEQKDNRFFVFNTTPTPYGKSTSPLTMVLNDPVIWNSNTVYIQITNPLARETFNVGLLMAALFSLTMVMIIIVIVIGSRASKKMLLPVAKMTNTVNNITINALDTRLDVGGSQDELKDLAKTFNSMLDRIQLSYEQQNQFVSDASHELRTPIAVIQGYANLLDRWGKNDPSVLEESITSIKTESENMKDLIEKLLFLARGDKATQKIDKESFSIQELMEEIIKETRLIDPAHEIINWRNENMIIFADRKLLKEALRSLIDNSIKYTPKGGKIIIDYFSQKSQAVITITDTGIGISKEDLPYIFNRFYRADKSRTKQTGGTGLGLSIARWIILQHRGTIEVESQINQGTKMTVFLPVQNKG from the coding sequence ATGCTGAGATTGTTTATCAGTCTTTGCAAAGTGATTCCCAAGGCGCTCCGCCAATTGTATCAATGGTTAGTTAAAAGGCTCTATTTCTCTATTTCTTTTAAAATTACCGCCGTTTACGCCGTTATTTTCGGTCTCATCTTTCTTTTATTCAATGCGGGTATTGGCGTTGCCTTTGTGGCCTACCTTGGCCGGGATGCCCAGGAAGACTTGGTAAAGGATTTTGAAATCATTTCATCGCTTTTAAAAGATAATACGGAACTCCCCGCCAGGAATATTGAACAGTTGTCGAGATTGGATGGTATCGAGATCACCCTGTTTACCGAAAAGAAGGAAGTGATCTATACTACTGAAGAAACATCTCCGGTTTTTTATGAGCAAAAGGATAACCGTTTTTTTGTATTCAATACCACACCAACTCCTTATGGCAAATCCACCTCTCCCTTGACAATGGTTTTAAACGATCCAGTAATTTGGAACTCAAATACGGTTTATATTCAAATCACCAACCCCTTAGCAAGAGAAACTTTTAATGTGGGGCTTCTGATGGCTGCTCTTTTCAGCCTAACCATGGTGATGATTATTATTGTTATCGTAATTGGCTCCAGAGCCAGTAAAAAAATGCTTCTTCCGGTGGCAAAAATGACCAATACCGTTAATAATATAACCATCAATGCTTTGGATACCCGGCTGGATGTTGGCGGTTCTCAGGACGAACTCAAGGATTTGGCCAAGACCTTTAACAGCATGCTTGACAGAATCCAGCTTTCCTATGAACAACAGAATCAATTTGTCTCAGACGCTTCCCATGAGTTAAGAACGCCCATTGCGGTTATTCAGGGGTATGCCAATTTATTGGACCGCTGGGGCAAAAATGATCCCTCGGTACTGGAGGAATCCATCACATCCATTAAAACAGAATCCGAGAACATGAAGGATTTAATCGAAAAGCTTTTGTTTTTAGCCAGAGGGGATAAAGCGACCCAGAAAATAGATAAAGAATCCTTTTCCATCCAGGAATTAATGGAGGAAATTATAAAAGAAACCAGGCTGATCGATCCTGCCCATGAAATTATAAACTGGCGCAATGAAAACATGATTATCTTTGCGGATCGCAAGCTGCTCAAAGAGGCTTTGCGAAGCCTTATCGACAATAGTATAAAATACACTCCTAAGGGTGGAAAAATCATTATTGATTATTTTTCCCAAAAGTCTCAAGCTGTCATTACCATTACAGATACGGGCATCGGCATTTCCAAAGAGGATTTACCGTACATCTTTAATCGCTTTTATCGAGCGGATAAATCCCGGACCAAACAGACCGGCGGAACCGGCTTAGGATTATCCATCGCCAGGTGGATTATCCTTCAGCACAGAGGAACCATTGAGGTGGAAAGCCAAATTAATCAAGGCACAAAAATGACGGTCTTTTTGCCCGTCCAAAATAAAGGCTAG
- a CDS encoding response regulator transcription factor → MTGQKILVIEDELKLSRFIELELKHEGYQVEQAHNGRDGLQKALDGEFDLILLDIMLPSINGMEILRRVRKHSEVPVILLTAKDETMDKVMGLDMGADDYVTKPFAIEELLARIRVALKRKAPAIKSSVLQVHGLKMDLDQYSVTFNHEPIELTKREFDLLRYFLENKNIVLTREKLLEAVWGYGYAGDTNIVDVYIRYLRSKIDDKYHKKVIHTVRGVGYLLKDEE, encoded by the coding sequence ATGACCGGGCAAAAAATTTTGGTAATTGAAGATGAGTTAAAACTTTCAAGATTTATTGAGTTAGAACTAAAACATGAAGGATATCAGGTGGAACAGGCCCACAATGGCAGAGACGGGCTGCAAAAAGCCCTTGACGGAGAATTTGATCTTATCTTACTGGATATTATGCTCCCCTCCATCAATGGTATGGAAATATTGAGGAGAGTCAGGAAACATTCCGAAGTTCCGGTCATTCTGCTCACTGCTAAGGATGAAACCATGGATAAGGTCATGGGATTAGACATGGGGGCTGACGACTACGTAACCAAACCTTTTGCTATTGAGGAACTTCTGGCCAGAATCAGGGTGGCCTTAAAAAGAAAAGCACCGGCCATAAAAAGCTCTGTTTTACAAGTCCATGGGTTAAAAATGGATTTAGATCAATACTCCGTTACTTTTAATCATGAACCCATTGAGTTAACCAAAAGGGAGTTTGATTTATTAAGATATTTTTTAGAAAATAAAAATATTGTTCTTACCAGGGAAAAGCTTCTTGAGGCCGTATGGGGATACGGCTACGCAGGAGATACCAACATTGTGGATGTCTATATAAGATACCTCAGAAGCAAGATTGACGATAAATATCATAAAAAAGTCATTCATACGGTGCGAGGGGTGGGGTATCTTCTAAAGGATGAAGAATAA
- a CDS encoding DUF4342 domain-containing protein: MSFNLDHIDELKRRANVSYADAREALIQCNGDLLEALVYLEGQNKIKPEPQESTLLSKMKTLFNKGNNTRFVIKKKERTVLNLSVTITVLITVFTFHITVPVLLLALVTGHKMKFEGKNGEDLKVNKTLHKVSEAVDNAKKKLVEEDPHTATQ, encoded by the coding sequence ATGTCATTCAATTTAGATCACATCGACGAATTAAAACGGAGAGCCAATGTAAGCTACGCAGACGCCAGAGAGGCACTGATTCAATGCAATGGCGATTTATTAGAAGCTTTAGTGTATCTTGAAGGACAAAACAAAATCAAACCGGAACCACAAGAAAGCACTCTTCTGTCCAAAATGAAAACTCTTTTTAATAAAGGGAACAATACCCGGTTTGTTATCAAAAAGAAAGAACGGACCGTTCTCAATCTGTCGGTAACCATTACGGTGCTTATTACCGTCTTTACTTTTCATATCACGGTCCCAGTGCTCCTGCTGGCTTTGGTCACGGGCCATAAAATGAAGTTTGAAGGCAAAAACGGGGAAGACTTAAAGGTGAATAAAACCTTGCACAAGGTTTCCGAAGCAGTGGACAACGCCAAGAAAAAGCTGGTTGAGGAAGATCCCCATACCGCAACCCAGTAA
- a CDS encoding two-component system sensor histidine kinase NtrB — protein MRDRDKSKEELVAEITQLRREMHELKIVHEQYMKTQDQLRESEERFRSLFNSSMDGILLTHISGNVVAANPAVCKMLGQTEEELCRVGRLGIIEVNDERTYHALEERNCTGKFLCELSFVHKDGTPIPVEVSSNVFRDQNNREFASLFVRDIRDRKRYEQEMQRLDRLNIIGQMAAGIGHEVRNPLTTVRGFLQMLSQKPKCSDYKEYLKLMIEELDRANLIITEFLSVAKSSSETMEMIDLNKLIKSISPLIQSDAYRQNNFFLFEEGKIQPIQANAKELRQVILNLSQNGLEAMSSGKTLKISTYMREEKVVLSVQDQGCGIDKNILDKIGTPFLTTKDHGTGLGLAVCYGIARRHNATIEVETSPQGTTFFIEFSGAICYQ, from the coding sequence TTGAGAGACCGTGACAAATCAAAAGAAGAACTTGTTGCTGAAATAACACAGCTTCGCAGGGAAATGCATGAACTGAAAATTGTTCATGAACAATACATGAAGACCCAGGATCAGTTACGGGAAAGTGAAGAACGTTTTCGATCCTTATTTAACAGCAGTATGGACGGCATCCTTTTAACTCACATCAGCGGCAATGTAGTGGCTGCAAACCCTGCCGTCTGCAAGATGCTGGGACAAACCGAAGAAGAATTGTGCAGGGTTGGAAGGTTAGGCATCATTGAGGTGAATGACGAAAGAACTTATCATGCTCTGGAAGAACGGAACTGTACCGGTAAATTCTTATGCGAGCTAAGTTTTGTGCATAAAGACGGCACGCCGATCCCGGTGGAGGTCAGTTCTAACGTATTTCGAGACCAGAACAACCGGGAATTTGCCAGTTTATTTGTTCGGGACATTCGGGACCGAAAAAGATACGAGCAGGAAATGCAGCGACTGGACCGTTTAAACATTATTGGCCAGATGGCCGCCGGTATTGGGCATGAAGTGAGAAATCCTTTAACCACCGTGCGGGGGTTTTTACAAATGCTTAGCCAGAAACCGAAATGCAGTGATTATAAAGAATATCTTAAGCTCATGATCGAAGAATTAGATCGGGCCAACCTGATTATTACGGAGTTTTTATCCGTGGCTAAAAGCAGCTCCGAGACCATGGAGATGATTGATTTAAATAAACTGATCAAATCCATTTCCCCGTTAATACAGTCAGACGCTTATCGTCAAAACAACTTTTTCCTCTTTGAGGAAGGGAAGATCCAGCCCATTCAGGCCAACGCCAAGGAACTCCGGCAGGTCATTTTAAATTTATCCCAGAATGGCCTGGAGGCCATGTCTTCGGGAAAAACTCTAAAAATCAGTACCTATATGAGGGAAGAAAAAGTTGTACTCTCGGTTCAAGACCAGGGATGCGGCATTGATAAGAATATCTTAGATAAAATTGGCACCCCTTTTTTAACCACCAAAGACCACGGTACCGGTTTGGGACTGGCGGTTTGTTATGGTATTGCCCGCCGTCATAATGCCACTATCGAGGTGGAAACCAGTCCCCAGGGTACAACCTTTTTTATAGAGTTTTCAGGAGCCATTTGCTATCAATAA
- a CDS encoding sigma-54-dependent Fis family transcriptional regulator — MISRLQQIQVTVQQIAEAISSVLMMDVTIFDQHMVRIAGTGYHRDTVGQRIIGYSVGHQVIEKREEYIIADIKSNDACLVCEKQSTCMELAQLCCPILLGSEVIGVISLIAFSREQQMEIIHKGTQLLDFIRKMAELIAAKTVEKSTVNRLLFLKNQLETVLNFVAEGVIAIDNAARVINMNFAAERMLRTKFNDVLDFHINEVFPGTPIPEILRNGKEFLDREVKMWRNGRQHHYLINAKPMLVDGVIQGAVASFRLVNEGYQSGYSKEAPVAFEDIVGNSKNLAAVKEEAKKAAFGLSTVLITGESGTGKEIFARAIHFTSDRSTGPLVALNCAAIPEALLESELFGYEEGSFTGAKKGGKPGKFELANGGTLFLDEIGDMPLALQAKMLRVLQERVVERIGSVKVIPINVRMIAATNRNLEEMILEGRFREDLYYRLNVFPILLPALRERKSDIMELAGYFMQKHARAYGKDIQSISAEAEEVLLQYNWPGNIRELENAMECAVIKTLGSTVEVRDLPPKIAVTSQSGESLLQHSAEKEEILKALKKYGGSVEGKAQAAASLGISIATLYRKIRKYGLS, encoded by the coding sequence ATGATATCACGTCTCCAGCAAATCCAAGTGACGGTACAACAAATTGCCGAGGCTATATCCAGCGTACTGATGATGGATGTTACCATATTTGACCAGCATATGGTCCGAATTGCCGGTACCGGTTATCATAGGGATACCGTTGGCCAAAGGATTATTGGTTATTCTGTGGGACATCAGGTGATTGAAAAGAGAGAAGAGTATATCATTGCGGATATCAAGAGTAATGATGCCTGCCTGGTCTGTGAAAAACAATCCACCTGCATGGAGTTGGCGCAGCTTTGCTGCCCCATTCTCTTGGGAAGCGAGGTGATTGGTGTTATTAGTCTGATTGCCTTTTCCCGGGAACAGCAAATGGAGATTATTCATAAAGGGACACAACTTTTGGACTTTATTCGTAAAATGGCTGAACTGATTGCCGCTAAAACCGTTGAGAAAAGCACCGTCAACCGCTTACTTTTTTTAAAGAATCAACTGGAAACGGTTCTTAATTTTGTGGCTGAAGGAGTTATTGCCATTGATAACGCCGCCCGGGTTATTAACATGAATTTTGCCGCGGAAAGAATGCTCAGAACCAAGTTCAATGATGTGCTGGATTTTCATATTAATGAGGTTTTTCCCGGAACACCCATCCCGGAGATCCTTCGCAACGGCAAGGAGTTTTTGGACCGGGAAGTAAAGATGTGGCGTAACGGCAGGCAGCATCACTACTTAATTAATGCCAAACCGATGCTGGTTGATGGAGTCATTCAGGGGGCTGTGGCCAGCTTCCGGCTGGTTAATGAAGGGTATCAATCCGGTTACTCTAAAGAGGCGCCGGTTGCTTTTGAAGATATTGTTGGAAACAGCAAGAACCTCGCAGCGGTAAAGGAGGAGGCAAAGAAGGCGGCTTTCGGTTTGTCTACGGTTCTCATTACCGGGGAAAGCGGGACCGGTAAAGAAATTTTTGCCCGGGCCATTCATTTTACCAGTGACCGCAGTACAGGCCCTCTGGTGGCCCTAAACTGTGCGGCCATCCCGGAAGCCCTGCTGGAAAGTGAACTCTTTGGTTATGAAGAAGGTTCATTCACCGGGGCTAAAAAGGGAGGCAAGCCGGGAAAGTTTGAGTTGGCCAATGGAGGGACGTTATTTCTGGATGAAATCGGAGACATGCCCCTTGCTTTACAGGCTAAAATGCTTCGGGTACTGCAGGAAAGGGTTGTGGAGAGGATTGGCTCCGTTAAAGTGATTCCCATTAATGTGCGTATGATCGCCGCCACCAACCGTAATTTGGAGGAAATGATTTTAGAAGGGCGCTTCAGAGAGGATTTATATTACCGGCTGAACGTTTTTCCCATTCTGTTACCGGCGCTGCGGGAGAGGAAGAGCGATATTATGGAACTGGCAGGATATTTTATGCAGAAACATGCCCGGGCCTATGGGAAAGACATTCAAAGTATTTCTGCGGAAGCGGAAGAAGTTTTGCTGCAGTATAACTGGCCGGGAAATATTCGTGAACTGGAGAATGCTATGGAATGTGCGGTAATAAAAACCTTGGGATCCACGGTGGAAGTTCGCGACCTCCCGCCTAAAATTGCTGTTACCTCCCAAAGCGGAGAATCATTGCTTCAACACAGTGCCGAGAAGGAAGAGATTTTAAAAGCGCTAAAGAAATATGGCGGCAGTGTGGAGGGAAAAGCACAGGCGGCGGCCAGTTTGGGCATCAGTATAGCGACTTTGTACCGGAAGATTCGCAAATACGGATTATCCTAA
- a CDS encoding serine dehydratase subunit alpha family protein: MDFNKIVALLKTEVLPTMGCTEPGAVALGAAYAANVLEEGAAVSKVSVSVSANIFKNGVAVGIPGTGQTGLPIAAALGVIKKNPEKKLSVLAAIQQRELVLAQAMVDHGIIQVSVDHEKNRLWIKVKVETASEWSEAIIQNSHTNLVRIRKNGKTLYEKDQGNDDEIQDNPLNLWCKEASVNAMVEAMERIPLQDILFIAEGIEMNFLAAQKGIAKKLGLGIGAILKEMVDNGTLSDDMINYAKMLTAGAADARMSGENVPVMSSAGSGNHGITAILPVYAVAQKTGAAPDKMIRAVALSHLITIYIKLHTGNLSALCGCAVAAATGASAAITWLLGGKGTAIEAAMKNLIANLTGMICDGGKVGCALKLSTAAGAAVESSLLARGEVVVPDTNGIILSSIQDTIKNLGKISNPGMVFTDKVILEVMLKKERSVS; this comes from the coding sequence ATGGATTTTAATAAAATAGTTGCTTTATTAAAAACAGAGGTGCTGCCTACCATGGGATGCACCGAACCGGGGGCGGTAGCCCTCGGGGCAGCCTATGCCGCTAACGTATTGGAAGAGGGTGCCGCAGTCAGCAAGGTGAGTGTCTCCGTCAGTGCCAACATCTTTAAAAACGGGGTTGCGGTGGGGATTCCAGGGACGGGACAAACGGGGCTGCCCATTGCCGCTGCTCTGGGTGTGATTAAGAAAAACCCTGAAAAAAAATTATCGGTGTTGGCGGCCATCCAGCAGCGGGAACTGGTCCTGGCCCAAGCCATGGTGGACCACGGAATCATCCAGGTCAGCGTAGACCATGAAAAGAATAGGCTTTGGATCAAGGTCAAGGTCGAAACAGCTTCTGAATGGAGCGAGGCCATCATTCAGAATAGCCACACCAATCTCGTCAGGATTAGAAAAAACGGTAAGACCCTATATGAAAAAGATCAGGGAAATGATGATGAGATTCAGGATAACCCTTTAAACCTGTGGTGCAAAGAGGCCAGTGTTAATGCAATGGTTGAGGCCATGGAAAGGATTCCCCTTCAGGACATTCTTTTTATCGCTGAAGGAATTGAAATGAATTTTCTAGCTGCCCAAAAGGGCATTGCCAAAAAACTTGGCCTGGGCATTGGGGCCATACTGAAGGAAATGGTTGATAACGGCACCCTGTCGGATGATATGATAAATTATGCTAAAATGCTGACGGCAGGGGCAGCGGATGCCAGAATGTCCGGGGAAAATGTTCCGGTGATGAGCAGTGCCGGCAGCGGCAACCATGGCATTACCGCCATTCTGCCTGTATATGCTGTGGCCCAAAAGACCGGTGCTGCTCCGGATAAAATGATACGGGCGGTGGCTCTCAGTCATTTAATTACCATCTATATCAAGCTGCATACCGGAAATTTATCGGCCCTATGCGGCTGTGCGGTTGCCGCAGCCACCGGAGCCAGTGCGGCCATTACCTGGCTGTTGGGAGGAAAGGGGACGGCCATAGAGGCGGCCATGAAGAATTTAATTGCCAATCTTACGGGAATGATCTGTGACGGGGGAAAAGTGGGTTGTGCATTAAAGCTCTCCACCGCCGCAGGAGCCGCCGTGGAGAGTTCGCTGCTGGCCCGGGGAGAGGTTGTGGTGCCGGATACCAATGGTATTATTTTAAGTTCAATCCAGGACACCATAAAAAATCTGGGCAAAATCAGCAACCCGGGTATGGTCTTTACGGATAAAGTTATTTTAGAGGTTATGTTAAAAAAAGAGAGATCGGTGAGTTAA